A segment of the Prochlorococcus sp. RS04 genome:
AATATCCGTTTCATATCGACGACATTCAAATTGTTGAAAAATTTTTTGAGACTCTTCAATCAAATTTTTTAGAAGTTTTTCATCCTATTCTTATAACTACAAGAGCTTATAAGAAAATTAGATAACTATATTAACTCTTTTTCTATTTCTTAAATTTCTTTTAATGCTTTCGAAACTTACGGTTCCTTCTTTGAGCGCAAAAAGGGTGTCATCTTTACCTTTTCCGACATTGATACCAGGCAAAAAGGATGTACCTCTTTGGCGAATTAAAATTGATCCAGCAGTTACTTTTTCTCCGCCATAAGCTTTCACACCTAATCTTTTGGAATTTGAATCTCTTCCGTTTCTAGTAGAACCTGTTCCTTTTTTATGTGCCATTAGAATTGTTTAATTTGTAGATTTTTCGGATTTTGGTTTAGTTTCCTTTTTAACAGTTTCCTTTTTAGAAGAAGACTTAGGAGCGCTTTTACCTATTGTAATAGATTTTACCATAACTCTTGTAAGTTCTTGTCTGTGTCCCATCTTCCTTCTTGTCTTTTTTTTCGGACGCATCTTGTAAACAAGAATCTTCTTATCTCTTTTATGAGAGACCACTTCTAATTCAATTCTTGCATCTTTAACGTAAGGCTTACCAATAGTTATAGACTCTTTGTCTTTTAAAACCAAAACTTTATCAAGTGTTATCTTGTCTTTCTCTTTTGCATTTAAC
Coding sequences within it:
- the rpmA gene encoding 50S ribosomal protein L27, whose translation is MAHKKGTGSTRNGRDSNSKRLGVKAYGGEKVTAGSILIRQRGTSFLPGINVGKGKDDTLFALKEGTVSFESIKRNLRNRKRVNIVI
- the rplU gene encoding 50S ribosomal protein L21 → MTNSKKSSNNSSKSNELYAIAETSGQQFWFEVDRYYDIDRLNAKEKDKITLDKVLVLKDKESITIGKPYVKDARIELEVVSHKRDKKILVYKMRPKKKTRRKMGHRQELTRVMVKSITIGKSAPKSSSKKETVKKETKPKSEKSTN